ACCGAAGCGGAGAACTGCGATCGCCAGTTCTACGGTCTAGAGCGCCTCATTCAGGTGGCGCAGCAGCACTCAATCCAGTCGGCCCAGGCCATACGTGCCGCCATCATGGCCGATGTCCGCGCCCACATCGGCGACCACACCATCTACGACGACATTACCCTGGTGGTACTCAAGCGCAGGGGTTAGCCCCCTTTCTGCCGTCAATCTCCAACGGTGGGCGGCAGAACCTTCCCCCTAGCCTTTAAGCTAGAGAATGCAACTGCTTCGCCCCCTTGTGTAGTTATGAAACGTCTTTTTCGCGCCGTTACGGCTCCGCTGCTGGCCTCTACTCTGCTGGCGGGGTCTGTGCCCTGGCCCATCGGCAACGCCCGCGCCCAAGAGTCGGTGTCGCCCCGCGTCGCCCAGCTGCCCCGCACCCCAGACCAGGTGGTGGAGTGCGAGCTGCTGATTGTCGGCGGCGGCCTGGCCGGTACCGCAGCGGCCTACGAGAGCCTGCTGATGGGCCACACCGTCTGCATGACTGAGCTGACCGACTGGGTGGGCGGGCAAATTTCCTCCCAGGGCACCACGGCCCTCGACGAATCGCGGGAGCAGCGCAACCAGCTGTTTTACTCGCGGGGGTACAAAGAACTGCGCGATCGCGTCGAGCAGAAGTACGGCGAACTCAACCCCGGCCAGTGCTGGGTGAGCGCCACCTGCTTTATGCCCGCCGACGCCAACGCCATTCTGATGGAGATGCTGGCTGAGGCCGAGCGCCAGGGCCGGGGCGAGCTGAAGTGGTTTCCCAACACCGTGGTCAAAGATCTGGGGCTCAACGCCGATGGCACCCACATCGACGAGGTGGTCGCCATTCGCCACAGCCCGGCCCCCGGCACCGCCCCCCTCAACACCGACTTTCTCTCTGAGATCATCGAAGACGCCTACACCTACGCCGACTCGCCCCGCCTGGCGAAGGAGATTATTCAGTTTGTGCCCGCTGGCATTGTGCCCAAGCGCGGCGAGGGCGATGTGGCGCGTCGGGTGGACTGGTTTGTGGTCGAGGCCACCGAGACCGGCGAGCTGATCGTGCTGGCGGATGTGCCCTACGAGCTGGGGCTCGATCCGCGCTCTCCCCTCAACCCCTCCTCCCCGGTGACGGAGCGCGACCCCTACTGCACCCAGGGCTTTACCTACACCTTTGCCATGGAGCGCACCGCCGAGCCCCAGACCTTTGATGTGCCTGAGTTTTACTCGATCTACGAGCCCTACTACAGCTGGGAGCGCGAGCGCGATCAGCTCCGCACCCCCCAGGATCACTTCGACTTTGTGTTTACCTACCGTCGCCTGTGGAGTGAGCACCCCCGCCGCACCGGGGAGCGCATCTTTGGCGCACCCCGCCCGGTGCCCGGCGACATTTCCATGCAGAACTGGACCTGGGGCAACGACTACCGCCCCGGCACCAGCCGCGACAACCTGATTCTCACCGAAGACCAGCTGCGGGAGAGCGGTCAGCTCGATCCGGGCGGCTGGCTGGGGGGGCTGCGCACCGACACCCTGCGCCGGGGCGAAGAAAATGCGATCGGCTATTTCTACTGGCTGACCACCGGCACCACCGACTCCCAGATCGATGACTCGTGGAAAGAACCCGAACCCTACAACATCTATTTGCAGGGGCTCGACTCTCCCATGAACACCGCCCACGGTCTGTCGAAGTACCCCTACATTCGCGAGGCGCGACGGATTATTGGGCGGCCCTCCTACGGCTATGAAAGCGGCTTTATGATCAGCGAAATCGACTTTTCGTGGAATGACTTTACTTCCGAGTTTTACCAGCAAAATTTGGACGAAGTCACCTACACCTCGATGCGGCGCTTTCTGGCGGGCCTGGGCACGATCGATACCTTTACGCCCGATGCCGACCCCAATACGTTCCCCATTCGGGGGCGATCGCGCCTCTACCCCGACACCGTGGGCATTGCCCAGTACGCCATCGACTTTCACCCCTGCATGCGCGACTACCCCGCCGAGGCCCCCGGCAACATTGAGCGCCCCGGCGTGCGCCAGGCCCACGGCCAGGCCTACCCCGCCCAAATTCCCCTGCGAGCGATGATTCCCCAACGGGTCGACAACATGCTGGTGGCCAGCAAGAGCATTGCCGCCAGCACCATCGCCGCCGCCGCCTACCGGGTGCACTCCTTTGAGTGGTCGGTGGGGGCCGCCGCTGCCCACACCATCGATTTCTCGCTGCGTAACGGGGTACTGCCCTACGAAATGGTGGACAACCTGCCCAGCTACGAGCCGCTGCTCGACCAGCTGCGGGCCGAGCTAGACGCCAGCGGCAACCCGACGAAGTTTCCCAACACGTCGATCTTCAACGAAGACTGGGGCAACTGGCGACCCTGGTAGGCGATCGCGCCACCGGTCAACCAAAGTAGGGGCAAACGGTCGTTTGCCCCCACGAGAGACGTTGCAGGTTAGATTCGTACCTGTGTCCAGCAACGCCGACGACACCAATCGGCACTGCTCAATAGGGTTCAGGATCGCTCAAGATCCTGAACCCTGCTGTTTTTGAGAACCTGTAGTCCTACGTATAAAATTAGAAATCGAGACCTGGGGTTTGAACTATGGTGCAGACTATCGCCGCAAACACAGCAACCCTGCACGATCTCAAACAGGCTTTGGGGCTACAGCAATCCCTAGATCCAGATTTTTTCCCTGAGTGGCAGCAAGAAATAGCCGACCTAAGCGAGGCCGACCAGCACCTGCTCGATCGCGTCAAAGCCAATTTCACGGCTTTAATGGAAGATCCACCAATGCTAGAAAACAGCGTCAAGATGGTGGTACTGTCTCCCCTGCTTGATTTAGCTGGGTTCTACCAAAAGCCCTTTCGTATTGAAACTGAAACCAGCATTGATTTAGAGCTCAAGGATGACGACACCGTGATTCGTGGCCGCATTGATGTGCTGGTCTTGAAGGAGCAGTTTTGGCTGTTGGTGATTGAATCTAAACGCAGCGATTTTGCGGTTACACGCGCTATTCCCCAGGCTCTGGCCTACATGTTGAGCAATCCAAGCCTGGCTCGACCCACTTTTGGCTTAATTACCAACGGTAACGAGTTTCTATTTCTTAAGGCGACTCGGCAGCCCACAGCCCAGTACGCTAACTCTCGGCTGTTTTCATTGGTGAATCCCAACAACGATCTTTACGCTGTGCTGCAAGTTCTCAAGCAGTGGGGTTTACAGGTCTTAGACGCCGAAAGTTAAGTCAAAGACGGCAACCCGCCTGAGAACAATCGTGAACACCGATCCTGCTGGGCGGGCCACTCTTCCTACAATGCAACCATACAGAGATTTTATGGAGTAACCCCGGGAGAGCGGAGCCTATGCAACCCACCCAGAATTTGTTTACCGAAAAAGCCTGGGACGCCATTGTGCGATCGCAGGATATTGCCAAGCAGTCCCAGCAGCAGCAGATCGAGAGCGACCACCTGATGCTGGCGCTGCTCGACCAGGACGGC
This genomic stretch from Nodosilinea sp. PGN35 harbors:
- a CDS encoding FAD-dependent oxidoreductase, which codes for MKRLFRAVTAPLLASTLLAGSVPWPIGNARAQESVSPRVAQLPRTPDQVVECELLIVGGGLAGTAAAYESLLMGHTVCMTELTDWVGGQISSQGTTALDESREQRNQLFYSRGYKELRDRVEQKYGELNPGQCWVSATCFMPADANAILMEMLAEAERQGRGELKWFPNTVVKDLGLNADGTHIDEVVAIRHSPAPGTAPLNTDFLSEIIEDAYTYADSPRLAKEIIQFVPAGIVPKRGEGDVARRVDWFVVEATETGELIVLADVPYELGLDPRSPLNPSSPVTERDPYCTQGFTYTFAMERTAEPQTFDVPEFYSIYEPYYSWERERDQLRTPQDHFDFVFTYRRLWSEHPRRTGERIFGAPRPVPGDISMQNWTWGNDYRPGTSRDNLILTEDQLRESGQLDPGGWLGGLRTDTLRRGEENAIGYFYWLTTGTTDSQIDDSWKEPEPYNIYLQGLDSPMNTAHGLSKYPYIREARRIIGRPSYGYESGFMISEIDFSWNDFTSEFYQQNLDEVTYTSMRRFLAGLGTIDTFTPDADPNTFPIRGRSRLYPDTVGIAQYAIDFHPCMRDYPAEAPGNIERPGVRQAHGQAYPAQIPLRAMIPQRVDNMLVASKSIAASTIAAAAYRVHSFEWSVGAAAAHTIDFSLRNGVLPYEMVDNLPSYEPLLDQLRAELDASGNPTKFPNTSIFNEDWGNWRPW
- a CDS encoding type I restriction endonuclease — protein: MVQTIAANTATLHDLKQALGLQQSLDPDFFPEWQQEIADLSEADQHLLDRVKANFTALMEDPPMLENSVKMVVLSPLLDLAGFYQKPFRIETETSIDLELKDDDTVIRGRIDVLVLKEQFWLLVIESKRSDFAVTRAIPQALAYMLSNPSLARPTFGLITNGNEFLFLKATRQPTAQYANSRLFSLVNPNNDLYAVLQVLKQWGLQVLDAES